The Solibacillus sp. FSL R7-0682 genome includes a window with the following:
- a CDS encoding sigma-E processing peptidase SpoIIGA: MFAEWIFLFNVLLNVVLLRFTQAVTNKSIPTWRMILSAICSALIAIIFYGNVVMTFLSFIVLIGLAFSFQWRSFIQQGSWLVIATFLAGGLLTAVQSYLWSDSFLVYILLCSCIVCISFILVKKGWLLKIQRAIQNQYVTHCEIQLSNDTLQLLAYIDTGNECIEPLSQSPVHFISYKAVKNQLQTEFQESLLQWSEHEPLSLEMFPKELKKIIRIIPLTTVQQRTTLVPAFRANIRINEQTFSNHYVVFTKNDALFPQNAQMIAHVIVLINS; this comes from the coding sequence ATGTTTGCGGAATGGATATTTTTATTTAATGTTTTATTGAATGTTGTTTTACTTCGCTTTACACAAGCAGTCACAAATAAATCAATACCAACTTGGCGAATGATTTTGAGTGCTATTTGTAGTGCGCTTATTGCCATTATTTTTTATGGCAATGTTGTAATGACATTTTTAAGTTTTATCGTATTGATTGGTCTAGCTTTTTCATTTCAATGGCGGAGCTTTATTCAACAAGGAAGTTGGTTAGTGATCGCGACATTTTTAGCAGGAGGATTATTAACTGCGGTTCAATCCTATTTATGGAGTGACTCATTTTTAGTTTATATTCTGCTCTGTAGTTGCATAGTATGTATTAGTTTCATACTGGTAAAGAAAGGCTGGCTGTTAAAAATACAACGAGCGATTCAAAATCAATATGTCACGCATTGTGAAATTCAACTTTCGAACGATACTTTACAATTACTTGCCTATATTGATACGGGAAATGAATGTATTGAGCCATTAAGTCAATCTCCGGTTCATTTTATATCTTATAAGGCAGTAAAAAATCAGCTCCAAACCGAATTTCAAGAAAGTTTATTACAGTGGTCAGAACATGAACCACTTTCTTTAGAAATGTTTCCAAAAGAACTTAAAAAAATCATTCGAATTATTCCGCTAACAACTGTGCAACAACGTACCACGCTTGTACCTGCCTTTCGCGCTAATATTCGAATAAATGAACAAACCTTTTCGAATCATTATGTCGTATTCACTAAAAACGATGCACTTTTTCCGCAGAATGCTCAAATGATTGCACATGTCATTGTTCTTATTAATTCATAA
- the sigG gene encoding RNA polymerase sporulation sigma factor SigG, with protein MRTKVELCGVDTSTLPILKPDEMKELFIRLQQGEEYVREELVFCNLRLVLSIVGRYAYRGEQADDLFQVGCIGLLKAIDNFDLKHNVRFSTYAVPMIMGEIRRHLRDHHSLRVSRSLRDIAYKAMQAREKFIVENLVEPTIEQLAKAIEMKKEDVLFALDAIQDPVSLQEPIFSDGGDAIYMIDQLKDKITEEHWVGTISLQESMKKLDVRQRMIITKRFYYGETQSEIAQSLGISQAQISRLEKSAVEMMKRDFR; from the coding sequence ATGCGTACAAAAGTAGAGCTTTGCGGTGTTGATACATCTACATTACCTATATTAAAACCTGATGAAATGAAAGAGCTTTTTATACGGTTACAGCAGGGAGAAGAATATGTTCGAGAAGAATTAGTGTTTTGTAATTTACGTTTAGTACTTAGCATTGTCGGAAGATATGCATATAGAGGAGAGCAAGCAGATGATCTGTTTCAAGTTGGTTGCATTGGATTATTGAAAGCGATCGATAATTTTGATCTTAAACATAATGTCCGTTTTTCAACATATGCGGTACCAATGATTATGGGAGAAATACGTCGTCATTTACGAGACCATCATTCATTGCGCGTGTCTCGCTCATTACGAGATATTGCCTATAAGGCGATGCAGGCAAGAGAAAAATTCATTGTCGAAAATTTAGTAGAACCTACAATCGAACAACTTGCAAAAGCAATTGAAATGAAAAAAGAAGATGTGCTATTTGCTCTTGATGCAATTCAAGATCCAGTATCATTACAAGAACCAATCTTTTCAGATGGTGGCGACGCAATTTATATGATCGACCAATTGAAAGACAAAATAACAGAAGAACATTGGGTTGGCACAATTTCATTGCAAGAAAGTATGAAAAAACTAGATGTACGACAAAGGATGATAATAACTAAACGTTTTTATTATGGAGAAACGCAATCAGAAATTGCGCAATCTTTAGGAATTTCACAAGCACAAATTTCAAGGTTAGAAAAAAGCGCTGTTGAAATGATGAAACGAGATTTTCGTTAA
- a CDS encoding small basic family protein: MWLPLLGLVFGVLLGILTDIQIPTVYENYLSIAVLAALDTMVGGIRAQLQQVYDDKVFISGFFFNIILAAGLAFLGVHIGVDLYLAAIFAFGVRLFQNIAVIRRIILTKLDNRRLKKGENS, translated from the coding sequence ATGTGGTTGCCACTATTAGGATTGGTATTTGGTGTACTATTAGGCATTTTAACGGATATTCAAATTCCAACTGTTTATGAAAATTATTTATCTATTGCCGTACTTGCAGCACTCGATACGATGGTAGGTGGAATAAGAGCTCAATTACAACAAGTCTATGATGATAAAGTATTTATTTCAGGCTTTTTCTTTAATATAATTTTAGCAGCAGGACTCGCTTTTTTAGGTGTTCATATTGGTGTGGATTTATATTTAGCAGCAATTTTTGCATTCGGAGTAAGATTGTTTCAAAATATCGCAGTAATTCGTAGGATTATATTAACAAAATTGGATAACAGACGATTAAAAAAGGGTGAAAACTCGTAA
- a CDS encoding YlmH family RNA-binding protein: protein MEHLIQHFRKDEQPFIEQVMGWQREVEDRYAPKLTDFLDPRQRFIVESIINQSDDLNVFTEGVFEQPERKRMLIAPSYLQPSEEDFQIAIYTISYPSKFIQLRHPDVLGALLSVGIDRSKFGDIRLSEHTIQFAIATEIADYVRANLISIGKAKVHVEEVNGTMPLIQNEEQWNESSYTVSSMRLDVVLGTVANISRQKSQNLINAGKVKVNWTVREAVAFELQEGDIISARGFGRLKVIMTEGRTKKDKIRLQVGRLEQKA, encoded by the coding sequence GTGGAGCATTTAATTCAACATTTCCGAAAAGATGAACAGCCTTTTATCGAACAAGTAATGGGATGGCAGCGTGAAGTAGAAGACCGCTACGCGCCAAAATTAACTGATTTTTTAGATCCGAGACAGCGTTTTATTGTTGAATCAATTATTAATCAGTCAGATGACTTAAATGTCTTTACTGAAGGTGTATTTGAGCAACCTGAAAGAAAACGAATGCTAATTGCACCGTCCTATTTACAGCCCTCTGAAGAAGATTTTCAAATTGCTATTTATACCATTAGCTACCCATCAAAATTTATTCAGCTCCGTCATCCAGATGTTTTAGGCGCATTATTATCAGTCGGTATTGATCGTAGTAAATTTGGAGATATACGGTTATCAGAGCATACAATCCAATTTGCTATTGCAACAGAAATTGCTGATTATGTTCGTGCGAATTTAATAAGTATTGGAAAGGCGAAAGTACATGTCGAGGAAGTAAATGGTACAATGCCACTTATTCAAAATGAAGAGCAGTGGAATGAAAGTTCTTACACCGTTTCATCAATGCGATTAGATGTAGTACTGGGAACTGTTGCCAACATATCCAGACAGAAATCACAAAATTTAATAAATGCTGGGAAAGTTAAAGTAAACTGGACTGTACGTGAAGCCGTTGCTTTTGAGTTACAAGAGGGTGATATCATTTCGGCAAGAGGTTTTGGACGCTTAAAGGTGATTATGACCGAAGGACGAACAAAAAAAGATAAAATACGACTACAGGTAGGACGTTTAGAGCAAAAAGCATAA
- a CDS encoding YggT family protein produces MIVSLIGTAFLVYRFMLIGYILMSWVPALQESPVGRFLETVCEPYLGFFRKFIPPIGMIDISPIVGLFVLYFIESGVYSVLRFFLY; encoded by the coding sequence ATGATCGTATCACTGATAGGAACAGCATTTCTCGTTTATCGATTTATGCTAATTGGTTACATATTAATGTCTTGGGTACCAGCGCTGCAAGAATCACCAGTTGGTCGCTTTTTAGAAACAGTATGTGAACCGTATTTAGGGTTTTTCCGTAAGTTTATCCCACCGATTGGCATGATAGATATTTCACCAATTGTCGGTCTATTTGTACTATACTTCATTGAGAGTGGAGTTTATAGTGTACTAAGATTTTTCTTATATTAG
- a CDS encoding DUF881 domain-containing protein: MTKKMYRNITIISFIIGFMLAVQYNTVQNPTERNTQDIWEIRQELSLEKSRHSELLSSINDLTETVDKYEDAEFNNPELLLQETVNDLKKQAGLLPISGPGITLTIEPSLELQQFGYEIKPISPDLLIRLVNDLYRYNAQAIEIDDKRLTYNSAIRDINGKTTINSEAIDKTNIQINVITQTQEQAERLRNHLLASTFQDEFYIDNLMLTIQDAKRNIRINSTVSLHKSKYIDEK; this comes from the coding sequence ATGACGAAAAAAATGTATCGTAATATTACCATTATATCGTTCATCATTGGTTTTATGCTAGCTGTTCAATACAATACAGTACAAAATCCAACCGAACGAAATACGCAAGATATTTGGGAAATACGTCAAGAGTTATCTTTAGAAAAGTCACGCCATTCAGAGTTATTATCATCGATCAACGATTTAACGGAGACGGTTGATAAATATGAAGATGCTGAGTTTAATAACCCAGAACTTTTATTGCAAGAGACTGTAAATGATTTAAAAAAACAAGCTGGATTATTGCCAATTAGCGGTCCGGGGATAACATTAACAATTGAACCTTCACTAGAATTGCAGCAGTTTGGATATGAAATAAAACCTATTTCACCAGATCTATTAATTCGACTTGTGAACGATTTGTATCGTTATAACGCCCAAGCCATTGAAATTGATGACAAGCGCTTAACATATAATTCTGCGATTCGTGATATTAATGGAAAAACAACAATAAATAGTGAAGCTATTGATAAAACAAATATTCAAATTAATGTAATTACACAAACACAAGAACAGGCTGAAAGGCTTCGAAACCATTTGCTGGCCTCAACATTTCAAGATGAATTTTATATTGATAATCTAATGCTAACGATTCAAGATGCAAAACGAAACATTCGAATTAATTCGACAGTATCACTACACAAAAGTAAATATATAGACGAAAAATAA
- a CDS encoding YggS family pyridoxal phosphate-dependent enzyme — MAKIVNNLENIQNKIEQAKQRAMRQQDVKIIAVTKEVDVLRTNEAIEAGLIHLGENRPEGLQVKLQSIQSEVAWHYIGSLQTRKVKQVIDHIDYLHSLDRLSLAEEIEKRASKTVKCFVQVNVSGEESKHGLTKEQALDFVKQLEQFSKIEVIGLMTMAPFSEDESIIRRVFQDLKQLQQEVQQLNIPNVPCKELSMGMSNDYEIAVEEGATFVRIGTALVG, encoded by the coding sequence GTGGCGAAAATCGTAAATAACTTAGAAAATATCCAAAACAAAATAGAACAAGCAAAACAGCGTGCAATGCGCCAGCAAGATGTAAAAATTATTGCGGTTACTAAAGAAGTAGATGTTCTACGCACAAATGAGGCAATTGAAGCAGGACTTATTCACCTAGGTGAAAATCGTCCAGAAGGATTACAAGTAAAACTGCAATCGATTCAGTCTGAAGTAGCTTGGCACTATATTGGTTCGCTACAAACGCGTAAAGTTAAGCAAGTAATTGATCATATTGATTATTTACATTCTTTAGATCGTTTAAGTTTAGCAGAAGAAATTGAAAAAAGAGCTTCAAAAACTGTGAAATGTTTCGTTCAAGTAAATGTTTCCGGAGAAGAATCTAAACATGGTTTGACAAAAGAGCAAGCGCTTGATTTTGTGAAACAGCTAGAGCAATTTTCAAAAATCGAAGTAATTGGTTTAATGACAATGGCACCTTTTTCTGAAGATGAATCAATCATACGACGCGTATTTCAGGATTTAAAACAGTTGCAACAGGAAGTTCAACAATTAAACATTCCAAATGTACCTTGTAAAGAATTATCAATGGGCATGTCCAATGATTATGAAATTGCTGTTGAAGAGGGTGCAACGTTTGTAAGAATTGGAACAGCTCTTGTTGGTTAA
- a CDS encoding DivIVA domain-containing protein — MPLSPLDIHNKEFTRGFRGYAEDEVNEFLDQIIKDYEILLREKKELEEKVKTMSDHMNHYNSLEETLQKSIVVAQEAADEVRRNSQKEAKLIVKEAEKNADRIINDALTKARKVTIEIDELKKQSKVFRNRFKMLVEAQLDLLNTDDWEHLLEYDVDITEIQNQNRSEDCLDSSTEESNLLRKHT; from the coding sequence ATGCCATTATCACCTCTTGATATACATAACAAAGAATTTACTCGTGGATTCCGTGGTTACGCAGAAGACGAGGTAAACGAGTTTTTAGATCAAATTATTAAAGATTATGAAATTCTATTACGCGAAAAGAAAGAGTTAGAAGAAAAAGTGAAAACGATGTCTGATCATATGAATCATTACAATTCACTTGAAGAGACACTTCAAAAATCAATCGTCGTAGCTCAAGAGGCAGCTGATGAAGTACGCCGTAACTCTCAAAAAGAAGCAAAATTAATTGTAAAAGAAGCTGAGAAAAATGCTGATCGAATTATCAATGATGCTTTAACGAAAGCGCGTAAAGTAACTATTGAAATTGATGAATTAAAGAAACAATCAAAAGTATTCCGAAACCGTTTCAAAATGTTAGTTGAAGCGCAATTAGATTTATTAAATACAGATGATTGGGAACACTTACTTGAATATGATGTAGATATTACAGAAATTCAAAATCAAAATCGTTCAGAGGATTGCCTCGATTCGTCAACTGAAGAATCCAACTTATTAAGGAAACATACTTGA
- the ftsZ gene encoding cell division protein FtsZ yields MLEFETGMDQLAVIKVIGVGGGGNNAVNRMIEHGVQGVDFIAVNTDAQALNLSKAEFKLQIGGKLTRGLGAGANPEVGKKAAEESREQLEEVLRGADMVFVTAGMGGGTGTGAAPVIASIARDLGALTVGVVTRPFTFEGRKRQTQAIGGITSMKDAVDTLIVIPNDKLLQIVDKSTPMLEAFREADNVLRQGVQGISDLIATPGLINLDFADVKTIMSDKGSALMGIGIASGENRAVEAAKKAISSPLLETSIDGAKGVIMNITGGTNLSLFEVQEAADIVQLASDEEVNMIFGSVINDNLNDEIIVTVIATGFSDDFIAVKPQPIRPSLGARQQAATHAAPQQPVQPRVQETIHQEAPRQQTQGNYQQEEALDIPTFLRNRRNR; encoded by the coding sequence ATGTTAGAATTTGAAACGGGTATGGACCAACTGGCGGTTATTAAAGTAATCGGCGTTGGTGGTGGCGGTAATAACGCTGTAAACCGAATGATTGAGCATGGCGTACAAGGTGTTGACTTTATTGCAGTTAATACAGACGCACAAGCTTTAAATTTATCAAAAGCTGAATTTAAATTACAAATTGGTGGAAAATTAACACGTGGACTAGGTGCTGGCGCAAATCCTGAAGTAGGTAAAAAGGCAGCAGAAGAAAGCCGTGAACAGCTTGAAGAAGTATTACGCGGGGCAGATATGGTTTTCGTTACTGCTGGTATGGGCGGTGGTACCGGAACAGGTGCAGCACCCGTTATCGCTTCAATTGCACGTGACTTAGGTGCTTTAACAGTAGGCGTTGTCACACGTCCGTTTACATTTGAAGGACGTAAGCGTCAAACACAAGCAATTGGTGGTATTACATCTATGAAAGATGCTGTTGATACGCTAATTGTTATTCCAAACGATAAACTTTTACAGATTGTAGACAAATCTACGCCAATGCTAGAAGCGTTCCGTGAAGCAGATAATGTATTACGTCAAGGTGTACAAGGTATTTCTGATTTAATCGCTACGCCAGGACTAATTAATCTTGACTTTGCCGATGTAAAAACAATTATGTCCGACAAAGGCTCAGCATTAATGGGAATTGGTATTGCTTCTGGTGAAAATCGTGCTGTAGAGGCCGCGAAAAAAGCGATATCTTCTCCACTGTTAGAAACTTCAATCGATGGAGCAAAAGGTGTCATTATGAACATTACTGGTGGGACAAACTTAAGCTTATTTGAAGTACAAGAAGCTGCGGATATTGTTCAATTAGCATCAGATGAAGAAGTAAACATGATTTTCGGTTCGGTAATTAATGATAATTTAAATGATGAAATTATCGTTACAGTTATCGCAACAGGTTTCTCAGATGATTTTATCGCGGTAAAACCTCAGCCAATTCGACCATCTCTTGGTGCTCGTCAACAAGCTGCTACTCATGCTGCACCACAACAACCTGTTCAACCTCGAGTTCAGGAAACGATTCATCAAGAAGCACCACGTCAACAAACGCAAGGGAATTATCAACAAGAGGAAGCATTAGACATTCCGACATTTTTACGCAACCGTCGTAATCGTTAA
- a CDS encoding cell division protein SepF: protein MSIKNIFDKFFYLEEAEEDYQAPAQTTQHAAPKAVPAQNYEQMQQQQVIHNRMKKERKVQQPRNEVSVQNNVVSLQAATSSKNSKLVLIEPRVYAEAQDIAEHLKNKRATVVNLQRIDRDQGKRIIDFLSGTVYALGGDIQRIGNDIFLCTPENVEVSGEISNLTFE, encoded by the coding sequence ATGAGCATAAAAAATATTTTCGATAAGTTCTTTTATTTAGAAGAAGCAGAGGAAGATTATCAAGCTCCAGCACAAACAACACAACATGCTGCTCCCAAAGCCGTGCCTGCTCAAAACTATGAGCAAATGCAGCAACAACAAGTTATTCACAATCGTATGAAAAAAGAACGAAAAGTTCAGCAACCGCGAAATGAAGTATCGGTGCAAAATAATGTTGTAAGTTTACAAGCTGCTACGTCTTCAAAAAATTCAAAACTTGTCTTAATTGAACCTCGTGTTTATGCAGAGGCACAAGATATAGCTGAGCATTTAAAAAATAAGCGAGCAACGGTTGTCAATTTACAACGAATTGACCGTGATCAAGGGAAGCGAATTATCGATTTTTTAAGCGGAACAGTGTATGCTTTAGGTGGAGACATTCAACGAATTGGAAATGATATCTTTTTATGTACACCAGAAAATGTAGAAGTATCTGGTGAAATTTCTAATTTAACTTTCGAGTAA
- the ftsA gene encoding cell division protein FtsA, giving the protein MNHQEIYVSLDIGSSSIKVLIGEMSDDQLHVIGVGHVKSTGVRKGAIVDIDATVQSIKKAVEQAERMTGIKIEEVVLGVPANQTYLQSVKGVVAVNGEDREITDEDLARVIDSAQVMSIPPERELVNLIPKQFIVDNLDEIKDPRGMIGIRLEMDATMITTSKTLVHNVLRCVERAGLQIREIYLQPLAAGTFALTEDEKNQGTAYIDLGGGSTTVAVFHEGLLTHTAVIPVGGDHITKDISIVLKTPTEQAEKIKKQYGHAFYEDASDEQLFEVPVVGTDTTDQYSQRYIAEIIGVRLEELFELVLDELARMGIQDLPGGIVISGGVAQLEGIAQLARQVMLTRVRIYTPDYIGVREPAFTTSVGLIRYANADDDFYGRSEPTTITSYAPYPAQQTPSKKQANAPERVESGNKVSVINRAKNLLNKFFD; this is encoded by the coding sequence TTGAATCATCAAGAAATATATGTTTCTCTTGATATCGGGTCATCTTCTATTAAGGTCTTGATCGGAGAAATGAGCGATGATCAATTGCACGTTATTGGTGTAGGTCATGTGAAATCAACGGGTGTTCGTAAAGGTGCAATTGTAGATATAGATGCAACCGTACAATCCATAAAAAAAGCAGTAGAACAAGCAGAGAGAATGACTGGTATAAAAATAGAAGAAGTGGTACTTGGTGTACCTGCGAATCAAACATATTTACAGTCAGTTAAAGGTGTTGTTGCTGTAAACGGTGAAGATCGCGAAATTACCGACGAGGATTTAGCTCGTGTAATCGATTCTGCACAAGTAATGTCGATTCCACCAGAGCGAGAGTTAGTAAACTTAATACCTAAACAATTTATAGTGGACAACCTTGACGAAATAAAAGATCCACGTGGAATGATTGGCATACGTTTAGAGATGGACGCAACAATGATTACCACTTCAAAGACGCTTGTACATAATGTATTACGATGTGTAGAACGTGCAGGCTTACAAATTCGTGAAATCTATTTACAACCATTAGCAGCAGGAACATTTGCACTAACAGAAGATGAAAAGAACCAAGGAACTGCTTATATTGATTTAGGTGGAGGTTCTACTACAGTTGCTGTTTTCCATGAAGGATTACTAACGCATACGGCCGTAATTCCTGTTGGTGGAGATCACATAACAAAAGATATATCTATTGTTTTAAAAACACCGACGGAGCAAGCTGAAAAAATAAAAAAACAATACGGACATGCCTTTTATGAAGATGCTTCGGATGAACAATTATTCGAAGTACCAGTAGTAGGGACAGATACAACAGATCAATATAGCCAACGCTATATTGCTGAAATTATCGGTGTTCGTTTAGAAGAATTATTTGAATTAGTATTAGACGAATTAGCTCGAATGGGTATTCAAGATTTACCAGGTGGTATTGTCATTTCAGGTGGGGTAGCTCAACTTGAAGGAATTGCTCAACTGGCTCGCCAAGTTATGTTAACGCGTGTTCGAATTTATACACCTGATTATATTGGTGTTCGTGAGCCAGCATTTACTACGTCGGTAGGGTTAATTCGTTATGCGAATGCAGATGATGATTTTTATGGTAGAAGTGAGCCGACTACAATTACTTCTTATGCACCATACCCTGCTCAACAAACTCCTTCTAAAAAACAAGCGAATGCGCCGGAAAGAGTAGAAAGCGGCAATAAAGTAAGTGTAATTAATCGCGCTAAAAACTTATTAAATAAATTTTTCGATTAA
- the sigE gene encoding RNA polymerase sporulation sigma factor SigE, which translates to MLQKIKNFILNIIHNYFKKGTYYIGGHDSLPIPLTREEEVVVVEAFMNGDLHARDMLIERNLRLVVYIARRFDNTGTPIEDLISIGSIGLIKAIETFNLEKNIKLATYASRCIENEILMHLRKTSRMKGEVSFDEPLNSDADGNELLLSDILGTEEHIITLDVERKLERQHMFMAINQLTPREKYIMECRFGLNGKEEMTQKEVADHLGISQSYISRLEKKIILDLREFLNEPIA; encoded by the coding sequence TTGCTTCAAAAAATAAAAAACTTTATTTTGAATATCATTCACAACTATTTTAAAAAAGGGACATACTATATAGGAGGACATGATTCATTGCCTATTCCATTAACTCGTGAAGAAGAAGTTGTCGTAGTAGAAGCTTTTATGAATGGAGATTTACATGCCAGAGATATGCTAATAGAGCGGAATTTACGCTTAGTAGTGTATATCGCAAGAAGATTCGATAATACAGGAACTCCTATTGAAGATTTAATTAGTATTGGCTCAATTGGGTTAATTAAAGCAATTGAAACATTCAATTTAGAAAAAAATATTAAATTAGCGACATACGCATCACGCTGCATTGAAAATGAAATATTGATGCACCTACGAAAAACAAGTCGAATGAAAGGTGAAGTGTCATTTGATGAGCCACTTAATTCTGATGCAGATGGTAATGAGTTGTTATTATCTGACATTTTAGGAACCGAGGAACATATTATTACATTAGATGTAGAGCGCAAACTAGAAAGACAGCATATGTTTATGGCAATTAATCAATTAACGCCTAGAGAAAAATACATTATGGAATGCCGTTTTGGATTAAATGGTAAAGAGGAAATGACACAAAAAGAAGTAGCAGATCATTTAGGTATTTCACAGTCATATATTTCACGATTAGAAAAGAAAATTATTTTAGATTTACGTGAATTTTTAAATGAACCAATTGCATAG
- a CDS encoding PRC-barrel domain-containing protein produces MRFTSVQEKEIIEASSGKFIGYIVDAEVCEKEGVILAFIISTPKKFYHLFQGEEAIRKIAFSNILTVGKDVILVNTGEE; encoded by the coding sequence ATGCGCTTTACGTCTGTTCAGGAAAAGGAAATTATCGAAGCCTCAAGTGGGAAATTTATTGGTTATATCGTAGATGCGGAAGTTTGCGAAAAGGAAGGAGTTATATTAGCATTCATTATTTCTACACCTAAAAAGTTTTACCACTTATTTCAAGGGGAAGAAGCTATTAGAAAGATTGCCTTTAGTAATATTCTCACAGTTGGAAAAGATGTCATACTTGTAAATACTGGAGAGGAATAG
- a CDS encoding DUF881 domain-containing protein: MNNKMNRKNNHPSNKNFPFSRKYIVLLIVCIITGFIIGISYNLTKDKRTLSTASPHIDQENKYLEDLIAQKERNKELAEELAALEKKIRTYEKEFSSNEDQYEQNIADAEQLRLLLGYSSGEGQGIKVTLEDRDYDPTSTNPNDYIVHESHIFKVLNELKIAGAEAIAINGQRLKTNSYISCNGPVITIDGVQYPAPFVVEAVGDQDVLISSLEISGGIFDQLLNEQIIVTLEKSNAIQMQSIIEE; the protein is encoded by the coding sequence ATGAACAACAAGATGAACCGCAAGAACAATCATCCGAGTAATAAAAATTTTCCCTTTTCTCGCAAATATATCGTACTTCTCATTGTATGTATAATCACAGGATTTATTATAGGTATTTCCTATAATTTGACGAAGGACAAACGGACGTTAAGTACAGCTTCCCCGCATATAGATCAAGAAAATAAATATTTGGAAGATCTAATTGCTCAAAAAGAACGTAATAAAGAGCTAGCAGAGGAGCTTGCTGCATTAGAAAAAAAAATTCGTACGTATGAAAAAGAATTTTCATCAAACGAGGATCAATATGAGCAAAATATTGCAGATGCCGAGCAGCTTCGTCTGTTATTAGGCTATTCATCTGGTGAGGGACAAGGGATTAAAGTTACGTTAGAAGATAGAGACTATGATCCAACTTCAACAAACCCGAATGATTATATCGTGCACGAAAGCCATATTTTTAAAGTGCTCAATGAATTGAAAATTGCTGGAGCAGAAGCAATTGCTATAAATGGCCAACGCTTAAAGACAAATTCTTATATTAGCTGTAATGGTCCAGTTATTACGATTGATGGTGTGCAGTATCCAGCACCATTTGTCGTTGAGGCAGTTGGCGATCAAGATGTGCTCATTTCATCGTTAGAAATTAGCGGCGGTATTTTTGATCAATTACTAAATGAGCAGATCATTGTCACATTAGAGAAAAGTAATGCAATTCAAATGCAATCAATTATTGAAGAGTAA